The DNA region TGCAATGATGAGTGAGCGTGTGTTGTTTCCGACTGCGGGCTTTTTGGAAAGTGCGATGCGATTTGTACAAAGAGCTGAACTTTTGCGCGCGTTCCCCTGACAGAAGCAGGGAGCGCGCTCTATATCGCGTCTTTTTCAGACCCTCAGGAGAACTGCCATGACCGATCACCACACGTACAAAAAAGTCGAAATCGTCGGCTCTTCCACCACCACCATCGAAGATGCCATCAACAATGCCCTGGCTGAAGCCAGCAAAAGCCTCAGCCATATGGAATGGTTTGAAGTGACTGAAACCCGTGGTCACATCGAAGATGGCAAAGTGGCGCATTTTCAGGTCACCCTGAAAGTCGGCTTCCGTATCGCCAACAGCTAAGCAGCGCTGAACCTTTCGGCTGGCCGATTGCCATAACCTGCGCTATATACCACGTGACCCGTCAACGGGCGGGTATGAGCGCGGGGATGTTCAATGGGCGCCTGTTCCGATGGCGTCTGTATCTGGCCGGACGAGAGGGATTACCCATGAAGAAGTTTTTGTTGGCTGTAGGCTTGTTGAGCATTGCAGGCACTGCCTTCGCGGCAGGCAAGCCATGTGAAGAGTTGAAAAGTGAACTCGACGCCAAGCTCCAGGCGAAGGGCGTAACGTCCTACACGCTGGAAGTGGTCGAGAAAGGCAGCGCGGCCGGCAAGCAAGTCGTCGGTACTTGCGAAGGCGGCAGCAAGGAAATCGTTTACCAGCGCGGTTGATTGCCAACCGGGCCCGGTTCAGGCCGGTACGCCGGGTTGATCCCGTTTGCAGGTTTCACGAACAGAATCGCCCCGGACTGTCATCCAGTCCGGGGCGATTCTGTTTCTGGCTGTTTTTTTCCGATTCGGAAAGTCGCTTAGCCGTGTGCAACCTGCGCGAGGATCTCGTAGGACCGCAGTCGATCCTCGTGCTCGTACATGTCGCAGGTGAAGATCAGCTCATCGGCATCAGTCTGCTCCAGCAACACGTCCAGTTTGGCGCGGATTTTATCCGGGCCGCCGACCATCGCCAGCCCGAGGAAGCTCGCCACCGCTTCACGTTCGTGCGGCAGCCACAGGCCATCCATCGAGTCGACCGGTGGCCGCTGCATCAGGCTGTGCCCGCGCATCAAGGCCAGAATACGCTGGTAGACCGAGGTGGCCAGGTATTCGGCCTGCTCATCGGTGTCTGCCGCCGACAGCGGTACGCCGAGCATCACATACGGCTTGTCGAGCACTGCCGAGGGCTGGAAGTGATTGCGATAGACGCGAATCGCCTCATGCATATAGCGCGGCGCAAAGTGCGATGCGAAGGCATACGGCAGCCCGCGCATGCCCGCCAATTGCGCGCTGAACAGACTCGATCCCAGCAGCCAGACTGGCACATTGGTGCCCGAGCCCGGTACGGCGATCACTTTTTGATCAGGCGTGCGCGGCCCGAGGTATTCCATCAGCTCGTTCACATCATCCGGGAAATCCTCGGCGCTGCCGGAACGTTCACGGCGCAGGGCGCGGGCGGTCATCTGATCGGAACCCGGTGC from Pseudomonas syringae includes:
- a CDS encoding dodecin, yielding MTDHHTYKKVEIVGSSTTTIEDAINNALAEASKSLSHMEWFEVTETRGHIEDGKVAHFQVTLKVGFRIANS
- a CDS encoding DUF1161 domain-containing protein, whose amino-acid sequence is MKKFLLAVGLLSIAGTAFAAGKPCEELKSELDAKLQAKGVTSYTLEVVEKGSAAGKQVVGTCEGGSKEIVYQRG
- a CDS encoding LLM class flavin-dependent oxidoreductase; the protein is MKRLADVKISTLDLVPVRHDRGPAESLRNSLSLAQHVEKLGYNRFWVAEHHNMDGIASSATAVLLAYLAGGTSTIRVGAGGIMLPNHAPLVVAEQFGTLASLYPGRIDLGLGRAPGSDQMTARALRRERSGSAEDFPDDVNELMEYLGPRTPDQKVIAVPGSGTNVPVWLLGSSLFSAQLAGMRGLPYAFASHFAPRYMHEAIRVYRNHFQPSAVLDKPYVMLGVPLSAADTDEQAEYLATSVYQRILALMRGHSLMQRPPVDSMDGLWLPHEREAVASFLGLAMVGGPDKIRAKLDVLLEQTDADELIFTCDMYEHEDRLRSYEILAQVAHG